The following nucleotide sequence is from Leptolyngbya sp. SIO1E4.
CGCTAAGCAAGGCTACCAACAGGGGCATAGTCATAAAATCACCGATTGGGAGGCGTTTCGCGCGTTTGCCGCGATGCACGGGGACAAGACCCAGGCCGAGATGGCCCAGTTGTGGCCCGAGGAGATTAGCGAAGATACGATTGGGCGGGCGCTCAAGCGGATTGGCTTCACGCGAAAAAAAAGACGTATCTCTATGCTGAAAGAGACCCCGAAAACCGCCAAGCCTACGACACTGAGTTAGCGCAATTCGAGGAACACCAACGGGTTTATCTTGACGAGGCGGGCATCAATAATACCGAAGACTATGCCTATGGCTGGTGTGCCAAAGGCGAACGCTTTGCC
It contains:
- a CDS encoding helix-turn-helix domain-containing protein, with amino-acid sequence MPAAYSLDLRQKAIAALEAGHSKASVSRLMGIGTTTLTEWHNRYRASGEVAAKQGYQQGHSHKITDWEAFRAFAAMHGDKTQAEMAQLWPEEISEDTIGRALKRIGFTRKKRRISMLKETPKTAKPTTLS